A window of Chelmon rostratus isolate fCheRos1 chromosome 18, fCheRos1.pri, whole genome shotgun sequence genomic DNA:
TTTTAATTGGTCCaacactttgatttatgaccaaatgcctgCAAATCTattgacattcccatcagcctcagctctgctttgtgcttactgctaattagcaatgttaccatgctaacaCAGTGAGAcggtgaacatgataaacattatatatgctaaacatcagcatgttgacattgtcattgtaagcatgttagcacgctgaaGCTACCATGtggctcaaagcaccgctgtgccgAGAGTccaaatagcttgttttgtccagtCAGCAGTCAAAAACCTACGTTAATCAATTTCCAATAAtatgaaacagaggaaagcagcaaatcctctcatgtgagaggctgaaagcagctgaacatACACTGATGAATCATATATCAACTCAATTgctaatcaataaatcaactAAATGTTTCTTGAGAAGCTTTAGCCTCCACATATGGGCCTCGTGTGACGGAACAGTCCAAACATGCGCACAACAAAAAGGTGAAATCTCACAAATGCAAAGGCAGGCAAGTTATTACTGCTACTCACTCCTCAGGTTTAAAGCCAATATATGTAGAATCTGTATGAGACTGTGGACCGTCAGTCAGGATTCAGGTATTTTACCTGTCAGTCTGACATAAACATCCTACAGGTTTTCAATGCGCACACTCAAGTCTGTGATTTATAAGCGTTCACACGCAGACGTGTCGATAAATTCTCTCCTGCAGTCTGAGTCTTATCAGCAGCTGACCTGCAGGTGCAACACAGGTCTCTTCATCACTCATCTTCACCCCACGCCTGTCGACATTTAGTATTTTCTGACCAGAGAGCTCCTTGATTAGGACAGTATGAGCCCGTCTCCCAGTTAACATCAAATGATGTTGATGAATAACCATGGATTGAACTGTTTTAATGTTTACCTGTGCGATTAGGAAATAGTAAAATCAATCACATACAGAGTCCAAAAACACCTCAATGACACTGAACTGAACACTGCTGTTGTTATTGGCTTTGTTCCCTGTTTAACCCCCCTCAGCACTGATCAGACCTATTTATCCAGTTCACCTAATCATCCATCAGTTTGATGCTTATTCCCAGTTCCACCTTAATGAATCCTGGATTATCAAGGTTCTAGCTTCCCTGTGTGGCTGTGCAACTAAATGCTGCATTGCTGCACACTCATCCCAGCTGGGGGAAGTGTGGCTGGTAGCATTTTAGAGGTAGACATTGTGTGGAAAGGCAGCATTGAGCGCCACAGTCTATGGTTTGTAACTGGGTGgatgctgccctctgctgtagGAGGAGCATTATGCAGCTCCTGTACCAGCTCAAAGGAATAttactcatttatttaaaatactgCCCATATGTTGGCAGTGAGGTATTCACCAAAATCTCCAAAGAACTGAAATTAACCTTTTCTTTGATCAGTCACTTAAATTAAATCTTtgctttagatttttttgtgttcatgATTGCAAAGCAGTGACACGACGTTGGACAGAAGAGAGGATGTGCCAATAAGCTGCTCACGTaaacaaactttaaataaatgcatcaatTTCATGTCACAGTTGTTGCCTCTAATTGTGCAGATTTATGTCTGTGCTTGTTGTGGGTATGAGAGGAAACACATTATCCATATGTTGTACCTGATAACAACCAATCTGTTTACATTTGGTGCTGTTAATTTGTTTTAGTTTgccctcttttttccctctttctacATTAACTCAGCCTGCCATGAACTGGGGCAGAAGAAATTGATTTAGGCCATGCAGAGTGAAAACAGGGTAGTCTGCCACGAACCTACAGACACAGCCGTGGCGTCAGATGAAATACTGTCACTGTAAATTTAATGCAGACTTTACATGCTAAATTATAAATTAATGCAAGTCTGCTGGTCCAACAAAACGTTGGCGACTGTGCGTTAAAAACTGGGTTTCATTCTGGATAAACTTAAAGCCGGTGACAAATTGAATGAAAACCCTAAATAAAGCAGTGAAACATAAACGCTGAATGGTTTCAGTATGAAAATGATGCGATGGCCTTCACACCCTTCACATCTGTTAGTCAGCACTCTGTAGCACCATCAATGAATGCTGTTCAGCTTAGAGCCAGGTTCTTACACTGACGATTGACCAGCTGCTGTTTTACCAGACTAGATCTTCTCGAGCTCATTCATCCATCAGTTTTCCAAGCCTGCGTTTAATGCTCAGGGTCGTGGCAGGCTGGAActtctcccagcatgcactggagGAGAAGTCAGTCTGCTACAGCCAAATGTAGGAGACTGTAGGGTTATTCTgcagctccccctgctggtgtAATGATAGACACACAGTGGTGCccaaacacaaagtcaacaaaACCCTTAAAAAATCAgaagcagacacacattttGATTCAATATAAgtttttatctttctgtttctgAGAATTTTGATTTTCACATTAGAAATACAAGAACAGTGTTGATGTGATTACTCCTGCAGAGGAACATGGTAGCTTCACATAATCGGTATATATTGATATAATGTACATTGATCTCATTGTTTCAGTACATCAGTTAAGAATATATAGTTGCAGCATataaagtcatttatttctAGAAAAGATCTCATTCTGAAGCAAGAATTAATACTTAAAAATTTCAAAGTATTATATTATCTGCAATTGTACTAGATTTAGAGGCTATTATAATGTTTAAAGCATTTTGCAtctttattttactgctgtgtgaCCTGAGCAGAGTAATTTAACAGAGGGACATTATAGAAACCAGAAGGAAATTCACATCTGAGCTCATCAACAGGACTCAGGAACGTTACGTTGGTGTTGCTCAGCCAAGTCAGGAAGCTCTTCAGGTTTGGGTCGCAGTGAAATCTGTTCATATTTAGGTCGAGGGAGCTCAGAGAGTGAAAGGCGGCGGGGTCAGGGGAGGCTATGAAGTTGTTGGAGAGGTGGAGTACTTTGAGACTTTTGGGTAGTACATCAGGCGGGAGGTAAGTCAACGTGTTGGATGAGAGGTCCATGTCCACTACTGAGGTGAGACCCTTGAAAACATCCGGAGGAAGCGACTGCAGCGCGTTGAAGCTCAAGTTGAGACCAACCACTTGTCCAAGATGGTCAAACAGACTCAGGCATCTCCCCTGAGACCACATAGACTGCAGGGAGCTGCTGTGAAGATCCAGGACTGTTAAGTTACTCGGGCCAGTTGCAGAAACCTGTCTACTGAGTGTGCACCACCTGATTGTGTTTCCTCCATAGAAGAGAACATGGAGGCGTTTCAGTTCAGTCCAGAAGGTGTGAAGATCATCCAGGTTTGTTAATCTGTTGTCCTCGATGTTCAGATGTGTAATGTTTGTGGCAAACCGTACGAGACTGCTCACCGACGAGGCCGTCAACTTATTGTCATTCAGCAGGAGTACACTGAGGCTGGGTAGAGATGCAGGGAAGCCTAGATTCCGCAAAgagtttcctgtcagttttaatGCTTTCAAGTTGGGAAGTCCTCTAAATGAGCGATAGCCCAGTGCACCAATGTGATTGTAAGACAAGTCTAACACTTGCAGGTTTGTCAGAGAAGCAAAAGTGTTAGAATAGATTTCCCCAAGCAGGTTATTTGACaagttcagcatttttaaatgtccCTGAAGACCTTGAAAAGCATTTCTGTGTATCCGATTCACTCTGTTTTGGGAAATGTCAATGACTGTGACCTCTTTCAGTCGACTAAAAACCCCCTCTTGCAATGCAAATATCCTGTTTTTAGACAGATCCAATACGAGGAGCGAACTGTTCTTCAGGCCTTCAAACGTGCTGCGGTCTGGATCAGGGAGATTACTGAATGAAAATCCTTTACCCATGTGTCCTGACATTTTGAGATGGGAGATCTTTGTCCCTTCAATGGCTCTGAAAAACTGCTTGGATTTACCCGCACTAAACCCGCTGTTGGACAGGTCAAGGGTATGAAAAGACATTCCTCTGAAAGGGTTCCCACATACCTGCCAGTCAAAACCTTCACTTAACATGGCCGTAAAGTAAACAGAGTCCAAGTTCAGAACCTCAAAGTGCTTCCCCTGGAAACCAGCCAGATCAGGCTCACATATTTTGTCAATTTTGTTCAGCTTGAGATTCAGATCTTTCAAATTGGTCATGTTTGCAAAGAAAAGTGAAGGCTGGAGCCTGTTTATCTGGTTACCAAAGAGGTCAAGAGTCTCTAAGGAGGACAGTGGTTCCAGGTAGTTCTCCTTCAGTATGGATTCCTGAAGCGAACAGTGATCCAGGTGGAGATTTCGCAAACTGGACAGTCCCACGAAAGCCTCTGGCTCCAGCTGAAGGCCGGCGTTGAAGCCGAGCACCAGCCTCCTCAGGCGTCCTTGTCTGCTGAAGGCGTTGCTCCTGATTACAAGCGGCACATACTGTTGTCCGAGGTCCAGCTCCAGCAGCGACTCCAGGCCTGACAGGGAGGTGGAGTTGATCTCACCAATGTGGTTCATGCCCAGGTACAGGTGGGTGAtgtggggaggaagagaaggaacCCAGCGGAGTTTGCAGGAGAAACAGCTGGCTACAGAACCCATTATGAGGCATGATGGAAAACAACCTGGCACCTGCAAGTggaaattttaaaatgtatgtggatttttttcattctaaAGTCGGGCAATGATCAGTTACCGCTTaagtccagtgtgcaggatttatggggatttattggcagaaatgaaCCATAATATTCAgtgatgttttcattagtgtataatcatgTGAAAATAAGAATCCTTGAGTTTCCATTagcttagaatgagctctttttATGTACAGGGGGAGCTGGTCCTCTAATACAGaggctgccatgttgcaccgccatgtttctatggtaacccagaacagacaaaacaaaaacactgacggTAGAAAGTGCCTTTTTGATTATGAGCCAGCGTGGGTTCTCCTACACACTTGGAAAAGGAAGGAGTAAAGTGAGGGgaattcagttggttgcaatatgatacctcaccactagatgccactaaagcctacacactggtccttaaatgttgaaattttgttttttttgtgttgcacaTGATCCTCTTTTTAGCTCAAcgtaatgtttgctaatttaggcaacttaaaaaaaataacaaaagccTGTTGCACTTTTAATTTCAACATGTGCTGCAGAACTATGATGGGATAACCACCAGATGACAAAGGAATTAACAAAAAGGTAAACCTTTAAAGAACTACATCAGACGATCGatgaattcatcttttttttttaaattctgactTTTTTTACTGGTCTGTAACTGTactgacacaaatcaaacattttttttgtaatgtttcattcttcttgtgtgtttttctaatgcatttctttgctttttaaaacaatgttttgaaaaaataaacacagaacgCCAAGAAgaagttgtgtgttttcatacatTGCTAATCCCTAATGAAACATTTCTAAATTCAGACTAATTATCAAAtgatttttcattatttgattGTGGATAATTACTGTTTTGAGAGCTTGTAAAAACATTCTGTTACACCAAAGACAAttcattcttcctcttttgtaTTATATATTGGATTATATACCAAGTCCACTTACTATAACTCACATAACATATGATATCTCCCTGTTGAGATAAGTTGCATTTTCTAATGGAAGACTTAATAGCTTTTATCTACTGTAGTCTGTTACTCGTTGTCCAAAACAGTGTAATCAGTATTTATATATCGCAGAAAATGACCATTTATCattattctttctcttttgatGTAACTGTGTCCTTTTGGATGTAATcctatatataaaaaatatatcttCTTTTAGAAATGATCTTCTCTGCTGCCTTTCTCCCCTAAAGAGACTTTCAGCATTACCAAAAACTGTAAATCCTTTGAAGTTCATTTTATGTTTAACCGGTCTTACACAAAGAAACtcattttgtcttcattttagGCTCATTTCCATGTACAGAGTTGCAGTATTAACAGTGCCATATTAATTCACATGTCTATTATGCTGTATTTTTATCTACCTGTAGGAAAACGCAGATGACAACCACCAGCGCCCGCATCTTCACGCTGCTTGCCAGAAGAAATTCAGCTCTTAACATCAGGATCCAGTCTTTGCTTTGTTAACGTCAGAGCTCTGTTCTGCAGAGTTTCCTACCTGTGTTTTTATATCTGAGCGCTTGCGTCACTGTTGTTCGACCCTGCTGCGTAAATATGAAGCAGAGTGGGGTTTCCCTTTTTTTGCCAGATTTTCATAAGATGGGAAGTACACTTGCATGCATTTTCTGATTAGGACGGCACATTGTTTTGCACAACTGgctgtttttcaaaaatgtgGGTTTGTGTTGTGTAAGCTTGACCTTTTTTCCCAACATTGTATCTGAGATTGAACAGATGCTTTAAAACGTCAATTTTATGCATTTCAGAGGAGAGTTTTGCCTATCAGATATTTTTCCTTGCTAGCAGGAGGGTAGTTAAAGAAATATCCACCCAATTTACCATAAATGCCTGCCCCTATTAGCCTTCAGAAACCTCAGTTTCTCTCAAACCCTACCAGTTACAacattcagataaaaaaaaaatgtatatgttGCAGACATGGACTCAATTTCTTTAC
This region includes:
- the LOC121622147 gene encoding toll-like receptor 5, which gives rise to MLRAEFLLASSVKMRALVVVICVFLQVPGCFPSCLIMGSVASCFSCKLRWVPSLPPHITHLYLGMNHIGEINSTSLSGLESLLELDLGQQYVPLVIRSNAFSRQGRLRRLVLGFNAGLQLEPEAFVGLSSLRNLHLDHCSLQESILKENYLEPLSSLETLDLFGNQINRLQPSLFFANMTNLKDLNLKLNKIDKICEPDLAGFQGKHFEVLNLDSVYFTAMLSEGFDWQVCGNPFRGMSFHTLDLSNSGFSAGKSKQFFRAIEGTKISHLKMSGHMGKGFSFSNLPDPDRSTFEGLKNSSLLVLDLSKNRIFALQEGVFSRLKEVTVIDISQNRVNRIHRNAFQGLQGHLKMLNLSNNLLGEIYSNTFASLTNLQVLDLSYNHIGALGYRSFRGLPNLKALKLTGNSLRNLGFPASLPSLSVLLLNDNKLTASSVSSLVRFATNITHLNIEDNRLTNLDDLHTFWTELKRLHVLFYGGNTIRWCTLSRQVSATGPSNLTVLDLHSSSLQSMWSQGRCLSLFDHLGQVVGLNLSFNALQSLPPDVFKGLTSVVDMDLSSNTLTYLPPDVLPKSLKVLHLSNNFIASPDPAAFHSLSSLDLNMNRFHCDPNLKSFLTWLSNTNVTFLSPVDELRCEFPSGFYNVPLLNYSAQVTQQ